One window from the genome of Malus domestica chromosome 01, GDT2T_hap1 encodes:
- the LOC114820168 gene encoding uncharacterized protein, with the protein MCMTNIKESLLPIERRPRMLLKDFLGENSNSCSSSGFISFPRQLPSNPSNAPKTQNSCSENTNTISRKLLRSRSKAAWTTISAFHSLMNAVKNMSFTAVKPPSFLPRSLSRRLLQSRLNSPRSSRKQGSQSQVQITVQVKDIIRWTSFSDEKLPPPPPLDYVSSPTHCTASTTITGSTTTCTTCSSNSSSNGSSWCDSDFTSEFLPPWGGNSDPDYQEDSKKYSPCVGRDSMEATSGTGSYAALGPKVKLPLCDEEDEQHNPVSVLGFQFGEDEDSSFSSNFDQSLANMERTKEMLMQKIKLFESLVTVDPINLDTSMSFEERTNIEEDDEIAERAMELLNHCKASCSDLKSWELELVEDQLLFDFFREEMCAQRNKKEDGFNREMISKARAWMSGDWGSLEHNKEACVRDMHKGMRWNKFEFEQEELGLEIEIALSEYLVDELLLDLLSR; encoded by the exons atgtgCATGACCAACATCAAAGAAAGCCTTTTACCAATAGAGCGCAGGCCAAGAATGCTTCTCAAAGATTTCCTCGGTGAAAATTCTAACTCATGTTCTTCAAGTGGTTTCATATCATTTCCAAGACAGTTACCATCCAATCCAAGCAATGcccccaaaacccaaaattcatGTTCAGAAAATACCAATACCATTTCCAGAAAACTACTCAGAAGCAGATCAAAGGCTGCCTGGACCACAATCTCAGCATTCCACTCTCTCATGAATGCAGTTAAAAACATGTCATTTACCGCGGTAAAACCCCCCTCGTTTTTACCTAGGAGCCTCTCAAGGAGGCTGCTGCAGTCAAGACTGAACTCACCAAGATCATCAAGGAAGCAAGGTAGTCAAAGCCAAGTCCAAATTACCGTGCAAGTCAAAGATATCATACGGTGGACATCCTTCAGCGATGAGAAGTtgcctccacctccacctttgGATTATGTTTCTTCACCTACGCATTGTACCGCAAGCACCACCATAACAGGGTCCACCACCACATGTACTACGTGTAGTAGTAATAGCAGCAGCAATGGGTCGAGCTGGTGTGACAGTGATTTTACCTCCGAGTTTTTACCGCCTTGGGGTGGCAACTCTGACCCTGACTATCAGGAGGATAGTAAAAAATATTCACCATGTGTCGGCAGGGATTCCATGGAGGCTACATCAGGGACAGGAAGTTACGCCGCATTGGGACCCAAG GTTAAGCTGCCACTAtgtgatgaagaagatgagcaGCACAACCCAGTTTCAGTGCTTGGTTTTCaatttggggaagatgaagacTCGTCATTTTCAAGTAATTTTGATCAAAGCCTGGCCAATATGGAAA GGACAAAAGAAATGCTTATGCAGAAGATCAAGCTCTTTGAGAGTCTTGTAACAGTGGATCCTATCAACTTAGACACATCAATGTCGTTCGAAGAAAGAACCAACATTGAAGAAGATGACGAAATAGCAGAAAGGGCAATGGAGCTGTTAAATCATTGCAAAGCAAGTTGCTCAGACCTAAAGAGCTGGGAGCTGGAACTAGTAGAAGATCAActattgtttgatttttttagagaagaaatgtgtgctcaaagaaataaaaaagaagatggGTTTAATAGGGAAATGATTAGCAAAGCAAGAGCTTGGATGAGTGGGGACTGGGGATCACTAGAGCACAACAAGGAAGCTTGTGTGAGAGATATGCACAAAGGAATGAGGTGGAACAAGTTTGAGTTTGAGCAAGAGGAGCTGGGTTTGGAAATAGAGATTGCCTTGTCAGAGTATTTGGTGGATGAGCTTTTGCTTGATCTCTTATCAAGATAA